TCATAGTAGAAGAGAGCTGGTGTTTTAGTCCTCGATTTCTTACACTGGGAATCCTTTAGGAAGGTTTTCTTCACAGTCAATATGGAACAAAAGGACAATTACAGCCACCTAAAACTGGTTCATTATACATCTGTGGAGGTGcatattgttttaaaatagaGTTGAAAAAATGTGAACCTTTCCCTTTAATAAACAAAgagctctctcctcacctgttTGGCACCTGTGTCCCTTAAAGCCGGGTTCACAGAGACAGGTTATGTTGTCACTGGTCTCCTGGCATTTTCCTCTGTCACATGACGTCGCATTACAGTAAGCTGTCGAGACAGAGCACTGAAAATACGGAAACCTATACCACTTCTGAAACCGATTTGTTTCAAAGGAAAGTGGAGCTCAGCGGTGCAGGCGCTTGAACAGGTTGTGGATTCACAGACGTTACAGTTTGTAGACGTAATAAATAGTTGGCTTTAATCCCTTCATGGAATTTGTTGACAGATgactaaaatacagaaaaccacTATTCTTCAAAGAAGCATTTTCTAAAGTATTAACCGCTGACTTCTACTACTGAAGGAGCTCTGTCCTCACCTGTTTGGCACCTGTCTCCCTTAAAGCCAGGTTCACAGAGGCAGGTGATGTTGTCTATGGTCTCCTGGCATCGTCCTCTGCTGCATGATGTTGCGTTACATTGGGCTGTAAAGAAAAGGTTCAATATTTAAACCTGTACCACTTTTCAAACTCAAACGCCGCTCAGAAACGTTCAGTTTTGCGTACCTTTATAACAAGCAGCAAATTTTCTCTTGTTGCATTTCTCATCGTTCCACttccctctgtttctccctgTGTTGACGTAGATCTCCACACAGAACTCtgtgctgtggttgttgttgggcTCGTTCTCTGCCCACGACTGCTCACCAATCCATGTGCTGTTGTTCCCAACCCAGGTCCAAGTTTCGTTCATGTGGGTTTT
This genomic window from Anabas testudineus chromosome 4, fAnaTes1.2, whole genome shotgun sequence contains:
- the LOC113152376 gene encoding P-selectin-like isoform X3, with product MNETWTWVGNNSTWIGEQSWAENEPNNNHSTEFCVEIYVNTGRNRGKWNDEKCNKRKFAACYKAQCNATSCSRGRCQETIDNITCLCEPGFKGDRCQTAYCNATSCDRGKCQETSDNITCLCEPGFKGHRCQTAIDCPSLSHPDNGHISCSGGNQTFNSTCRFKCHLGFLLIGSSTVNCEVTGNWSGPRPTCASYKHALMAVAGCGAFSAFCCICFCWMKHRKRKKLTQVKEPEEVHPSPSSEVHD